Genomic window (Chitinophagales bacterium):
AGGCTTCCAGATGTACTGCCTGTGCAGCTTACATCTGATTTTAAAGATATGGTGAGTCCATAATTTGCCGGGGCTAAATTGATTATTGAGTCACTCCCAGCCATAGGCGTTCCATTTCTAGTCCATGCGAAATTAAAACTATCAACTATACTCCCTGGCGGTAAAATGGCTTTTATCTTACCATTACTAGCTGTACATAAGGATGAATCTATTTTCAAACTAACAGGTATATTATTATTCACTGTAATGACTACCGTATCAGTAGCATTGCAGGGTCCATTGATAGCAGAAATAACGTAGGTATGCTGACCTGTGCCTGGATTAATGTTTAATGTATTGGTTGTCTGCGGTAGGGAAGGCATTCCATGATTACCTGTCGTGGATGATACCATTTGCCATGACATGGTAGTACCTACTCCACCAGTCACCGTAGCAGAAAGCGTTATACTGGCAGTTGAAGAACCACTAACGCAATACACCCGCTTACCTGGATTAACCTTTACTTTGAAATTTTGATCGATGTTTAAAACCACGACGGCAGTATCAAAACAAGAACTCGTACCAACTGTAGCGATAAAGACACTATCTTTTTGAGTCACTTTCCCTATCGCTCTTGGATTACTAACATTTGTAATGAGATTGGAAGGAGACCATGCGGCATTTAGAATACTTGTGGGCGTACTATCCACTCTGCAAAATTCTATCTGTAACTGCGGTTTAGCGGAGGTACCAGCAGATCCAATATAAGGATTATTGCTGTCTTCTGCATCTTGGCCAGGTGTACTAGCTAGTTTTGTAGCAATCTGATTTCCAGAAACAGTGCCCATTGTCCGAATAATATTTGGTGAAGTAAATGGTGCATTAGATCTACAATGGGTTTCTATCACTATATTAGATAAGCCATCCCAGTCAAAACCATTCGTAATAGGAAATCTAGCACCTGCAAAGCCTGTATTCAGTCCACGACTCTCAGGACCGAAAATTTTAAACATAGGTATATTGAGCGTCCTTGCATCCAATGACATGGTAGAGCCTATTCGAATTTCCAGCTTATCTATATTATTAATATTTGCCGTTTGAAGATTAAAGGCTATTGATTTAATTATTCCTGGTCTTACTCCTGCATTGAGAAGCTCAGTTCTCGTATAGATGATTCTTGTAGTAGCCCCCTGACCAGTGCCTGTGGTATTGAGAGGATGGGGGTAATGAGGATTGAGTCCAGTTGGGTAGACTGAAGAAGTTCCTGCTGTGACATCACGCGTAATATCTGAACCTGCGCATGTGTATATAGAAGGTCCACATGTTTTAGGTATAACATTGATAGAAAGCATTGTGGTATCACCGGGACATAATAATTTTCTATTACTCAAACCAGTGGCAAAAGGACGCACACCATTCATATTGATACGTATAGAATCCGTCAATACACAATTAAATCTACTCATAATCTCAATGGGATACGTTCCCGATTTCGTAGCGACTATTTTTGGACTCGCTATACTTTGGCTTATTTTATTTGTCTGCGGATTGTAAATACTTCCGAACGCTACAGGATCTAGCCACTTATAGGTATAAGGCGTATCACTTATTTGGGTAGCGAGATTGATCTGCACAGTATCGTGTAAACATAGATTTGTTAACTTAGGCGCTAATGTATAATTAAATCTAGGAATAACAATGACACGTAAACTATCTACTATAGTACAACTCTGCGTACTATCTATTCCGTCTATTCCTCTAACTACATAGGTGGTAGAATTTGTAGGGGCTAAATCTACTCTGCTACTATCAGAAGTTCCGAAAACTATACCTGTTTTAGGGGTCCAACTATACTTTGATGCCCCAGATACCGAGGCTGTAACTGGTTTTCCACCGATACAGTAATAAAGTATCCTATCCTTGACCCTCACGGCTGTTCGGAAATTTAAGGTAAGATTATAAAATCTCGACACCTTATTGCCGATAATATCACAATAGTAATATTCCAGTAAAAATCGCTCGGTGCCAACGCCAACAGCTGAGTCAAAAGTAATGGTACCATAGACAGTATCCGTAAAGTTCTGTCTAATTTTTGTCTCCACATACTTAAAGTTGACTATTGCCTCCGCCTTTGGCTGTTCAATGACTTTGGTAAGAAGCGTTTGATTAGGAGCACCTATCAATTTAAACGTAACCCTTGATTTCGCTTTACCGCATATATCCACTTTATCAAAAGATATTTTATTCGCACTCACTAATGAATCTTCTACGACACCGGGTGCGAAGATATCGGGGCAGGCTTCTCTTACCGTTATTTGCACATCTCGGCATACATAGCCGATTTTAACGCGGGTATAACCCCCACTTCCGTTGGGTATAGCACGCCATTCTTCAACAGCAATAGCCATGACAGCGTCTTGCACTCTATCTGGCGTACAAGTATATTGACCCGTTTTAGAATCAAAATTTATTCCATTGACCGTATATAGAAAATTTGTAGGAGATAAACCTCCTGCCCATGTGCAACAATTATTCTTTAGCTGAGCTGCATCGTTGATATTCGCTGCTTCTGATTGAAAAGGACAAATTAATACAAATACTAGAGAATCTCTAATCACCTGTTTATTATTGATAGTTATGTAACGCGGATCAAAGCTATCTACAGCACCATGATTATAAGTATTCAATCGCATTCTACACCAGTAGGGGATAGGAGGGCTTCTAAAAATGGTAGAGTTATTTACATAACCTAGATGCAAAGCAGCCTGTACCCACATATTTTGCCAAGATTGACCAGTTGTAATCTCCACATTCCGGCAGCACTCTCGATACCCTACAATAGCCCAGCCCTTATAGGTAGCTCCAAATGTATAATCTACAGTGTAAATATGTCGTTCCACTCCTTTCGTACCATTTGCTAGCTGAGGGGCTTGTCCAGGACAATTGGTAGCAGGTTTCACTGGAACATCTGGTGGCTGGCATTGAGGCGTTACCTCTTGTTTGCTTACCAGCTGCATAGGGACATCCCCGTAGAATGAAGGTGTACGAATAGATAAACTTGTATTAATAAAACTAGGAATACCAGAACACGATCTGTAGAGTGTCACTGTAAATCTATATCGACCTATGTTACTATCTAGTACTCTATAGCTGATATCAGCACCGAATGCATGGTCTGCTCTAACTTTACTCTCTATGCAAAGAAAGACAAGCAGCATAGCAATGACTCTAAATTGTTTCATAACTTGTTTATTTAATTTCTTGATACAAAACTCGTTATTTCTATAGTTAAAAATACTATCAAAAAAACGGACTTGTTAACGCTCTCTTAGTCAAATTTATCTACAAATATAGCGAAAATCAAGTAGTTAAACAAGAATAATTACAATATAATAAATTGGTCAATCGAGTGATTGCGTCTTAATCTGTAATGTAAATTTTAATTCACCTTTACATCTTTGATTTTATATTGCCCAGATTTAGGGTCTTTAAACCAAGTAATATTAAATTCTCCAAACTGGGTAAACATCTTGGTGGTGTATGAACTCTTATCTTCCGAAGTAAGCTTATTCAATTTAAAATCGAGTTGGATACCATTTGAATTTAACTGATTCTTGGATGGTTCTATTAATACATTCCCATCTTCCGTCAATCTAAAAATTGGATTTAAGAAGGCTAACTCTTTAGGCATATTTATAGACAAGACATTATTAAGCGATAACTTAGAACTGCTCACAGAAATCTTAGCATTATTTCTAATAATTTTCAAAATCGTCTCTTTATCAAAGCCATAGTCTGTAAGAATTTTTTTCGACTCCTCTGTTCGAAGCTGACTGAGTGTTTCTCTTTGTTTTTTCATATTTTCAAACTTAAAAGCCTCTGTATCTACCCAGTTAACCCCTTCATCAGATATGACTATAGCTCGAACTGTAACGATATCTTCTACCCCTTTCATTTTCCCAAACATATCGTATTGAATTTCCATACTCTCAAATGAATTTTCTTCATTTGGCAATATCGCTGGCAAGGTTTTGTCAACTTTCAGTGCGATATAATCATCACGCATCATATCTGTGAATTGAATACACAAAATTAGACTGGCATTGCTTAGTCTTTTTTCACTATGATTGATGACCGACAGTTTCAATTTATCCCCTATCATAGTGGGTTTAACTTTTAATTGTAAAAAGTGATGTTCTGGTAATATTTTTTGAAAATCTTTGCCGAAAGCTGTTTCACAAAAGCGAATATCCGATATAATGTAGTCCCACTGCGATTGATTTCTTCTACGTTGAAAATGATCTAGAACCTTGCTTTTGCCCATTTCAGGGTTATTGGAAGCATAGTACAATTTTGCTAATTGCAGATCAGGTGTAAAAAAACCCCCTCCTAACATCGTTGTCTTATACATTTCTGTAATTTGATTTCCCTCTTTTGATTTTCTCAAATAAGAACGCATGCGATAGGGGTCGAAGTTGTTTTGAAGTAAGTCTGCCTGTTTTGGATAATAGGCTGCACTTTCTTCAAACAACAATTTAGCTGTCTTCATATCACCTTTTTTAAGATGATATACTCCTTTTAACAATAGTGCAGGAGCAGAATACCCCGGGTTATCTTGTATGAATTTATCCAAGAAAACTTGAGTGTTGTCAGGAAGAATCGGCTTCTCCCCTAGATGAATATTGGGCTGGGCAATACTAGGCATAGATGCGACCATAGCTAAACCTTTTAGTATATGAGCCTCTTTGTCATATGGCGCCTTTCTTATGGCTATATCCGCTTCGTTCTCTACGACATCCCATTGACCACTTTTTACCGCCAGATATCCTTTATCTCTATGCAGACATACTCTATCCCATTCATCATAGTACTTATAATACACGGTTGAATACTCGTAAAGTTGTTTAAGTAAAATGGTTTTCAATTCTCTTATCTCAGATTTCACCTCTTCACTTACCTTTTTGCTTTCAAGATATTCTTCATAGGTTTTCTTACTTAGATTAGGATCAAACTTTATCGCATCTGTAGGAATAGGACTGGCAAGACCTGCTGGATTGATACCGCTCCCAGCTGCTAGGGTGTACTCTCGAATAAGATCCCAATAATCTGGTTGATCTTTTAGTTTTGTTTGCCGAGCATAAATTTCCATCGTCGTCTTAAGAAGTTTCTTTCTAGCTTCTAGTACTTCAGGAGCCACATTGCGATAATCTTGCTTACTTATTTTTAGGAGGTAGTCTTCTAAATTATCGTTACTAACAATAGCTTGATCTATTTCATGGATGACACGAATCGTTTTATCTATATCATAAATAGAATCTTGAGATTTATTGATACTAATGTTTTCATCAAAGGCTTGAATCACAGGTTTAAAAACCTTTTCAGCCTTGGCCTTTTGCTCAGCTATTAGTTTTTCATCATTAATAGTTTTGAAATGTTTGTATCCGAAATAGGAGACAGAAATAACGATTAAGACTATTCCTAGTCTAATCCAACCATTTTTCAACCATTGTGAAAGCATGAAGTCCTAGCTCTTAACTTTAGCCTGTGTTGTCTGAAGTACCTCGTTTGTAGAGCCATCTGTAATAAAACAAACGAAATATAAATTATCTATTTTATACTTGGTTTTAGAATAATCTTCTAATTCTATTCGTTTTAAAAATACCCTACCTTTTTTATAAACACCTCCGTCTGAAGCTACCTTAGGAAGGGAATTCCCTAGGGCATTGGTTAACATTTTTCTTAGCACATGCTCGTGCTCGTAAGGGTCTACAATAAGGCTTCCATTTTTTTGAGGAGCATCCAATTTATTTTCGACCAGCATTATTGAAAAATTCAAATTAGAGGCTATGTCTTCCAAAATTGTACTCTCAAACTCTAAAACATACTTGCCTGCCTTATCATCAAAATATACTCTAGACTTTAAGTTTATTTTCACAGGATTACTAATTGCTGTCGCTAAACGCTGTTTCCATTCAAATCTACCCTGCACTACGGAGCCATCAAAAGACCGTCTATCAATAGTTCCAGAGGGAAGAGAACTTACCTTAAATGCAGCCGCTAACAATCTGGCTTCTTCCGTTCTAAAATCTTCATCAGGCTTATCTTCATGAACAGGTTTAGCCAAGGCGTTACCGTCTGGGTGAAGGCCTACAGCAGCGAGATTATTGCCATACTGATCTAGCATTTCTTTCACTATTTTATGACCATCAGGGCAATTTACGCAGCTCGCTCCAGTATATTCCTCCATCAGAACTACTCTACTCTGTGCCGCTGGTATATTGCTAATGATATAGGTAGAATCTATAGACAAAATAGTGGTTCGTACAGGTAGCACTTCTTTACATGATTGTAAATGCCAAATAACAAAAGAGAGGATGAATCCAAGAGCAATTCGCATAAATAACTGATTTGAACTACAAATTTAGACAATCTCAAACTTAATAGGATAAAAAATGTTTTTCTAATCCACGCCCAGCCTAGCCCCCCAAAAAACCAAAACAACACTACTATGGATAAATACCTCTATTTTCAGCCCTTTGAGGACGGTCAATGGTAGAGCAATTATGCGTAATGTCTTACCGCAAAAAAGACCGCCCCGAAGAGCAGCCTTTTAATTTTAAAGATGATCAAATGTAAAAAGTATTAATCTAAGTGCTAGTTTCTAGTTGCTAGTGACTAGCTACTAGAAACCTTCTTACTTCTAAATATCATCATCTTACCTCTAATTTGATACTTTTCTCTACTTCACCGTGAATGACCTTGACGATATAGAGACCCGTCTGCCAGCCATCGGTCGATATTTCTAGCTTATTATTCGATTCACTGACATCTTTCATATCTCGACTATACACTTCTCGCCCTATGAGGTCATAGACCCGCACACTCGCCTGCTCACTACTAGGATTCTGTATCGTGAGGGTGGTGAGGGATGTGGATGGATTAGGGTGGAGGGTGAGGGTAGTGTGGAAGGAGTTTATAACGCCAGGTGAGTTATGAGTACTGAAAACCTGAGCTGATTTCAGACTATTACCAGCTTTATAATTATTGTCACAA
Coding sequences:
- a CDS encoding Omp28-related outer membrane protein, producing the protein MRIALGFILSFVIWHLQSCKEVLPVRTTILSIDSTYIISNIPAAQSRVVLMEEYTGASCVNCPDGHKIVKEMLDQYGNNLAAVGLHPDGNALAKPVHEDKPDEDFRTEEARLLAAAFKVSSLPSGTIDRRSFDGSVVQGRFEWKQRLATAISNPVKINLKSRVYFDDKAGKYVLEFESTILEDIASNLNFSIMLVENKLDAPQKNGSLIVDPYEHEHVLRKMLTNALGNSLPKVASDGGVYKKGRVFLKRIELEDYSKTKYKIDNLYFVCFITDGSTNEVLQTTQAKVKS